The Streptomyces sp. cg36 genomic interval ACGGCCCGCCAAGGGACGACGGAATATGACCCGCGGGACATGCGGCAGGTAAACGCACCGCAGCCCTCCCACCGGAACGGCGGAAGGGCTGCGGGTCCACGAACAGCTGTCGCTTACTTCTTGTTGCGACGCTGAACGCGGGTGCGCTTGAGCAGCTTGCGGTGCTTCTTCTTAGCCATCCGCTTGCGCCGCTTCTTGATAACAGAGCCCACGACTACCCTCGCTCACTTC includes:
- a CDS encoding AURKAIP1/COX24 domain-containing protein, translated to MGSVIKKRRKRMAKKKHRKLLKRTRVQRRNKK